The Catenuloplanes niger genome includes a window with the following:
- a CDS encoding YbaB/EbfC family nucleoid-associated protein, which yields MVSFNLEQFAAQARAMQDHVAQMQSRLESASVTEAAGDGLVSVSLGAHGRVLGVSIDPSLLDPSKRDLLENLVAEAFTNASSSMHQLAEEHMRPVSDTISHLTGLGNAGLDRLRKM from the coding sequence ATGGTGTCCTTCAACCTGGAGCAGTTCGCCGCCCAGGCCCGCGCGATGCAGGATCATGTCGCGCAGATGCAGTCGCGCCTGGAGTCCGCGTCGGTGACCGAGGCCGCCGGTGACGGCCTGGTCAGCGTCTCGCTCGGCGCGCACGGCCGGGTGCTGGGCGTGTCGATCGACCCGAGCCTGCTGGACCCGTCGAAGCGGGACCTGCTGGAGAACCTGGTGGCCGAGGCGTTCACCAACGCGAGCTCGTCGATGCATCAGCTGGCCGAGGAGCACATGCGCCCGGTCTCCGACACGATCAGCCACCTGACCGGGCTGGGAAACGCGGGCCTGGACCGGCTGCGCAAGATGTGA
- a CDS encoding S8 family serine peptidase, with the protein MAHRSAHRWPTVFLLFLVLFAATPAVAAPEYRKYHVVTITADGDPETLTEIAAALLGDPARTRELIALNSGRPQADGTAMSDPDRLRAGWIIVLPWDAAGTGVERGLLPEPAPNPGASAESCPERGPDRAAPAGLPWAQLRFDLPGAWTRGRGAGSTVAVVDTGVDATAPALAGRVRAGASSGNGGTPVVDCTGHGTAMAGVVAARADRANGFSGMAPEAMILPVRVPVAADGRADPRDAADAVRLAAEAGAGVIALTVPVDTVAGDVAAAVDEAVAAGAAVVVPATDRPGQRSRPGLLRVGGVGADGTPAESHPAGAVDVVAPGVGVTSIGTAGRPALQGSGSDYAAAFAAGLLALVRAAAPDLSAAEAVQLVLDTADGAAAPDPVTGRGFVNPAAAVHAAAIAQPAPPAAPAPRGFPAVAQVALAVTGLALFAVVCQLPLRLFRRRHR; encoded by the coding sequence GTGGCTCACCGCTCGGCGCACCGCTGGCCGACCGTGTTCCTGCTGTTCCTGGTGCTGTTCGCGGCCACGCCCGCGGTGGCGGCGCCGGAGTACCGGAAGTACCACGTGGTGACCATCACCGCGGACGGCGACCCGGAGACGCTCACCGAGATCGCCGCCGCGCTGCTCGGCGACCCGGCACGGACCCGGGAGCTGATCGCGCTCAACAGCGGGCGACCGCAGGCCGACGGCACCGCGATGAGCGACCCGGACCGGCTGCGCGCCGGATGGATCATCGTGCTGCCCTGGGACGCCGCCGGGACCGGTGTCGAGCGGGGTCTGCTGCCCGAGCCCGCGCCGAACCCGGGCGCGTCCGCGGAATCGTGCCCCGAGCGGGGGCCGGACCGGGCCGCGCCGGCCGGTCTGCCCTGGGCCCAGCTGCGCTTCGACCTGCCCGGCGCGTGGACGCGCGGCCGGGGCGCGGGCAGCACGGTCGCGGTCGTCGACACCGGCGTGGACGCCACCGCACCGGCCCTGGCCGGGCGCGTCCGGGCCGGCGCGAGCAGCGGGAACGGCGGCACGCCGGTCGTGGACTGCACCGGGCACGGCACCGCGATGGCCGGTGTGGTGGCCGCCCGCGCGGACCGCGCGAACGGCTTCAGCGGAATGGCGCCGGAGGCGATGATCCTGCCGGTACGTGTACCGGTCGCCGCGGACGGCCGCGCCGACCCGCGCGACGCGGCGGACGCGGTCCGGCTCGCGGCCGAGGCCGGGGCCGGCGTGATCGCACTGACCGTCCCGGTGGACACCGTCGCCGGCGACGTCGCCGCGGCCGTCGACGAGGCCGTGGCGGCCGGCGCGGCGGTGGTGGTGCCGGCCACGGACCGGCCCGGTCAGCGTTCTCGGCCGGGCCTGCTGCGCGTCGGTGGGGTGGGCGCGGACGGCACGCCGGCGGAGTCGCACCCGGCCGGTGCCGTGGACGTGGTCGCGCCCGGTGTGGGCGTGACCAGCATCGGCACGGCGGGCCGGCCCGCGTTGCAGGGTTCCGGATCGGACTACGCGGCCGCGTTCGCCGCCGGGCTGCTGGCGCTGGTCCGCGCCGCCGCGCCGGACCTGTCCGCCGCCGAGGCCGTCCAGCTCGTGCTGGACACCGCGGACGGCGCCGCCGCACCGGACCCGGTCACCGGCCGCGGCTTCGTCAACCCGGCCGCGGCCGTGCACGCCGCCGCCATCGCGCAACCGGCGCCACCGGCCGCCCCGGCGCCCCGCGGCTTTCCCGCGGTCGCCCAGGTCGCGCTGGCCGTCACCGGGCTGGCGCTCTTCGCGGTCGTCTGTCAGCTCCCCCTCCGGCTGTTCCGCCGCCGACACCGCTGA